In Raphanus sativus cultivar WK10039 chromosome 5, ASM80110v3, whole genome shotgun sequence, the following proteins share a genomic window:
- the LOC108861933 gene encoding ABC transporter C family member 7 isoform X3 — MGSLIALGNQKIIDSEDVPQVDGSDRAEKLFCTFRSKLDWDDGQRRITTFKLIKALFFSARRDILLSTLFAFLYTISCYVAPYLMESFVQYLNGNRHYSNEGFVLVTTFFAAKLVECQARRNWYFRLQKAGIGMRSVLVSMIYEKGLTLPCHSNQGHTSGEIINLMTVDAERISAFSWYMHDPWILVLQINLALLILYRSLGLGSIVAFAATFLVMLGNIPLAKLEEKFQGNLMESKDERMKKTSEVLLNMRILKLQGWEMKFLSKILDLRRVEASWLKKFVYNSAAISSVLWAAPSFVSATAFGACMLFKIPLESGKILAALATFRILQTPIYKLPDTISMIVQTKVSLDRIASFLCLDDLQQDVVERLSSGSCSKTDVEASDGAFSWDVSSPVPTLRDITFKIRQGMNVAVCGTVGSGKSSLLSSILGEVPKVSGSLKVCGRKAYIAQSPWIQSGKVEENILFGKPMEREWYERVVEACSLNKDLEVLPFRDQTVIGERGINLSGGQKQRIQIARALYQDADIYLFDDPFSAVDAHTGSHLFKEVLLGILRNKTVIYVTHQLEFLPEADLILVMKDGTITQAGKYNELLDSGTDFMELVGAHTDALAAVDSFEKGSAATAQSTTTSQEKKVSNDEENRQEEDLATPKGQLVQEEEREKGKVGFSVYQKYMSLAYGGALVPIIFVVQSLFQILNIGSNYWMAWVTPVSQDVKPPVSGSTLIIVYVVLATASSLCILVRAMLAAMTGFKIATELFNQMHLRVFRASMSFFDATPIGRILNRASTDQSAVDLRLPSQFSNLLVTAINILGIIGVMGQVAWQVLIVFIPVIAACTWYRQYYISAARELARLSGISRSPLVQHFSETLSGITTIRSFDQEPRFRSDIMRLNDCYSRLRFHAISAMEWLCFRLDLLSTAAFALSLVILVSIPQGVINPSFAGLAVTYALSLNSLQATLIWTLCDLENKMISVERMLQYIDIPSEPPLVIESTRPEKSWPSCGEITICNLQVRYGAHLPMVLRGLTCTFPGGLKTGIVGRTGCGKSTLIQTLFRIVEPTAGEIRIDGVNILTIGLHDLRSRLSIIPQDPTMFEGTVRSNLDPLEEHTDDQIWEALDKCQLGDEVRKKDLKLDSPVSENGQNWSVGQRQLVCLGRVLLKRSKVLVLDEATASVDTATDNLIQETLRQHFSDCTVITIAHRISSVIDSDMVLLLDQGLIKEHDSPAKLLEDKSSSFSKLVTEYTATSDSRFRRSC, encoded by the exons ATGGGCTCTCTGATCGCCTTGGGAAACCAGAAAATCATAGACAGCGAGGATGTCCCTCAAGTCGACGGCAGCGACAGAGCTGAGAAACTGTTTTGTACATTCAGGAGTAAGCTCGACTGGGACGATGGCCAAAGACGTATCACCACGTTCAAGCTTATCAAGGCGCTCTTCTTCTCGGCGCGGCGAGATATCCTCTTGTCGACTCTCTTCGCTTTCCTCTACACTATCTCATGCTACGTCGCGCCATACCTCATGGAATCTTTCGTTCAGTACCTGAATGGTAACAGACACTACTCAAACGAAGGGTTTGTTCTAGTAACCACTTTCTTCGCTGCTAAGCTCGTGGAGTGCCAAGCGAGGAGGAACTGGTACTTCAGGCTGCAGAAAGCTGGGATCGGAATGAGATCGGTCCTGGTCTCGATGATCTACGAAAAGGGCTTGACCCTTCCTTGTCACTCCAACCAGGGACACACCAGCGGCGAGATCATAAACCTCATGACGGTCGATGCAGAGAGGATCAGTGCTTTTAGTTGGTACATGCATGATCCATGGATACTCGTCTTACAAATCAACTTAGCTTTACTGATCTTGTACAGAAGCCTTGGTCTAGGCTCGATCGTAGCTTTCGCTGCGACCTTCTTAGTTATGCTCGGAAACATCCCCTTGGCCAAGCTTGAAGAGAAGTTCCAAGGGAACTTGATGGAGTCTAAAGACGAGAGGATGAAGAAAACATCTGAAGTTTTACTGAACATGAGGATACTTAAGCTTCAAGGATGGGAGATGAAGTTTCTTTCCAAGATTCTTGACCTCAGACGCGTCGAAGCGAGCTGGCTCAAGAAGTTCGTGTACAACTCCGCGGCTATCAGCTCTGTTCTGTGGGCCGCACCGTCTTTCGTCTCCGCAACAGCTTTTGGCGCTTGTATGCTTTTCAAGATCCCACTCGAATCGGGGAAGATACTAGCCGCGCTCGCAACGTTCCGCATTCTTCAAACTCCGATCTACAAACTCCCCGACACGATATCGATGATCGTTCAGACAAAGGTGTCCCTAGACAGGATTGCTAGCTTTCTCTGTCTTGATGATCTGCAGCAAGACGTTGTGGAGAGACTCTCTAGTGGAAGTTGTTCAAAAACGGATGTGGAAGCCAGTGATGGTGCTTTCTCCTGGGACGTATCTTCTCCCGTCCCAACGCTGAGAGACATAACTTTCAAGATCAGACAAGGGATGAACGTCGCTGTGTGTGGGACCGTTGGTTCGGGGAAGTCGAGCTTGCTCTCGTCAATACTCGGTGAAGTTCCCAAAGTATCTGGAAGCCTCAAGGTTTGTGGGAGGAAGGCTTACATCGCGCAGTCGCCTTGGATACAGAGTGGGAAGGTGGAAGAGAACATTCTGTTCGGTAAGCCGATGGAAAGAGAATGGTACGAGAGGGTGGTTGAGGCGTGTTCTTTGAATAAGGACTTGGAGGTGCTTCCGTTCCGTGATCAGACGGTGATTGGGGAAAGAGGTATTAATCTAAGTGGTGGACAGAAGCAGCGGATTCAGATTGCTCGTGCTTTGTACCAAGATGCGGATATTTATCTGTTTGATGATCCTTTTAGTGCAGTAGATGCTCATACTGGATCACATCTCTTCAAG GAAGTACTGCTGGGGATTCTGAGGAACAAGACAGTCATATATGTTACTCATCAACTTGAATTCTTGCCTGAAGCTGATCTTATTCTG GTCATGAAAGATGGGACGATCACGCAAGCAGGAAAGTACAACGAACTTCTTGACTCAGGAACTGATTTTATGGAACTTGTAGGAGCCCACACCGATGCCTTGGCAGCAGTTGATTCATTTGAGAAAGGATCTGCTGCTACAGCACAATCAACAACTACAAGCCAAGAGAAGAAAGTGTCCAACGATGAAGAGAATAGACAAGAGGAAGATTTGGCTACCCCGAAAGGACAGCTAgttcaagaagaagagagggagAAAGGCAAAGTTGGGTTCAGTGTATACCAAAAGTACATGTCACTGGCTTACGGAGGAGCACTTGTGCCTATCATATTCGTCGTACAGTCTCTCTTTCAGATTCTGAACATCGGTAGCAACTACTGGATGGCATGGGTGACTCCTGTCTCTCAGGACGTGAAACCTCCGGTGAGTGGCTCTACCTTGATCATAGTCTACGTGGTTTTAGCCACTGCGAGCTCCTTGTGCATACTCGTCAGAGCAATGCTGGCTGCGATGACTGGTTTCAAGATAGCTACTGAGCTCTTCAACCAGATGCATCTCCGCGTTTTCCGTGCCTCCATGTCCTTCTTTGATGCAACACCAATCGGGAGAATACTGAATAGA GCTTCAACAGACCAAAGTGCAGTGGATTTGAGATTACCAAGTCAATTCTCGAATCTTCTTGTTACGGCTATAAACATTTTGGGGATTATCGGAGTGATGGGACAGGTTGCTTGGCAGGTCCTTATTGTCTTCATCCCTGTCATCGCTGCATGCACCTGGTATCGG CAATATTACATATCTGCAGCTCGGGAACTGGCAAGACTATCTGGAATAAGCAGGTCGCCTTTGGTACAGCATTTTTCAGAAACGCTTTCGGGGATAACAACCATCAGGAGCTTTGATCAGGAACCGAGATTCCGAAGCGACATCATGAGACTCAACGATTGCTATTCTCGGCTAAGGTTCCACGCCATTTCTGCAATGGAGTGGCTCTGCTTCCGCCTTGATCTCTTGTCTACTGCTGCGTTTGCGCTTTCTCTTGTTATCTTAGTTTCTATCCCTCAAGGAGTCATCAACCCAA GCTTTGCAGGATTGGCCGTTACATATGCACTCAGTCTGAATAGTCTGCAAGCGACGCTAATATGGACGCTATGCGACCTTGAGAACAAGATGATATCTGTGGAGAGAATGCTTCAGTACATAGACATCCCCAGCGAACCGCCTCTTGTGATTGAATCAACTCGTCCTGAAAAATCGTGGCCCTCTTGTGGAGAGATTACTATTTGTAATCTACAG GTAAGATATGGTGCACATTTGCCTATGGTGTTGCGTGGATTGACGTGCACTTTTCCTGGAGGCTTGAAAACGGGTATTGTTGGGAGAACAGGATGTGGCAAGTCCACTCTGATTCAAACCCTTTTCAGGATTGTGGAACCAACAGCTGGAGAGATCAGAATCGATGGAGTTAACATCTTGACCATTGGGTTGCACGACTTGCGTTCCAGACTGAGTATCATACCTCAAGATCCAACCATGTTTGAAGGCACGGTTCGTAGTAACTTGGACCCTCTTGAGGAACACACTGATGACCAAATCTGGGAG GCACTTGACAAGTGCCAGCTTGGGGATGAAGTAAGGAAGAAAGACCTAAAGCTAGATTCCCCTG TTAGTGAGAATGGACAAAACTGGAGTGTTGGTCAGAGACAGCTGGTGTGCTTGGGAAGAGTCTTGCTCAAGAGAAGCAAAGTATTGGTTCTTGATGAAGCCACTGCTTCTGTAGACACTGCCACTGATAATTTGATCCAGGAGACGCTGAGGCAACACTTTTCGGATTGTACAGTGATAACAATCGCGCACAGGATATCATCCGTTATAGACAGCGATATGGTCCTGCTCCTAGACCAAG GGCTTATTAAAGAACATGATTCACCAGCGAAACTGCTTGAAGACAAGTCATCTTCATTCTCAAAGCTTGTGACAGAGTACACAGCGACTTCTGACTCCAGATTCAGAAGAAGCTGCtag